The Candoia aspera isolate rCanAsp1 chromosome 6, rCanAsp1.hap2, whole genome shotgun sequence genome has a segment encoding these proteins:
- the CALHM2 gene encoding calcium homeostasis modulator protein 2: MAALIAENFRFLSLFFKSKDVMIFNGLVALGTVGSQEVFSVVAFHCPCSPTRNYIYGLAAIGVPALALFVIGVIWNNHTWNLVAECHKRGTKNFSAAANFLIFGSVMGRAAVAPVTWSVISLLRGEAYVCALSEFMDPTSLDHFPPGYGPDIMARFPCNDLPANMTRFKDEVIRRLKYESQLFGWMLIGVVAVLVFITKCLKHCCSPLSYRQEAYWNQYRSSEARLFQRTAEVHSKIVAAKNVKNFFGFVYLDKEEQELVQAFDVQNVQPRPQWDAITGVYIYRENNGYPLYSRLHKWAKNVMGNSSSPDSQETAFLAT, encoded by the exons atggcTGCTCTTATTGCTGAAAATTTCCGCTTCCTTTCACTCTTCTTTAAAAGTAAAGATGTGATGATTTTCAATGGCTTGGTGGCTCTGGGTACTGTTGGAAGCCAGGAAGTGTTCTCTGTGGTTGCATTCCATTGCCCATGTTCCCCAACTCGGAATTACATCTATGGTCTGGCTGCCATAGGGGTGCCTGCTCTGGCCTTGTTCGTGATTGGTGTAATCTGGAACAACCACACTTGGAACCTGGTGGCAGAGTGTCACAAGCGAGGAACCAAGAACTTTTCTGCAGCAGCCAACTTCTTGATCTTTGGATCTGTCATGGGAAGAGCTGCAGTGGCTCCTGTTACATGGTCAGTGATCTCACTGCTCCGTGGAGAAGCCTATGTCTGTGCCTTAAGTGAATTCATGGATCCCACTTCCCTGGATCATTTTCCACCTGGCTATGGACCAGATATCATGGCTAGGTTTCCTTGTAATGATCTACCAGCCAATATGACGCGTTTTAAGGATGAAGTTATAAGACGATTAAAATATGAGTCAcag ctctttgGATGGATGCTCATTGGTGTGGTTGCAGTTCTTGTGTTCATCACCAAGTGCCTAAAACACTGCTGCTCACCACTCAGCTACCGCCAAGAAGCCTATTGGAACCAGTACCGCTCTAGTGAGGCTAGGCTCTTCCAGCGGACTGCTGAGGTACATTCCAAGATTGTCGCTGCCAAGAATGTCAAAAACTTCTTTGGCTTTGTATATTTAGATAAAGAGGAACAGGAACTGGTACAAGCATttgatgtgcaaaatgttcaacCAAGGCCACAATGGGATGCGATCACCGGAGTCTACATCTATCGAGAAAATAATGGCTACCCCCTCTACAGCCGCCTCCATAAGTGGGCCAAAAATGTAATGGGAAACAGCTCTAGTCCTGATAGCCAGGAAACAGCCTTTCTAGCTACCTAA